A region of Meiothermus cerbereus DSM 11376 DNA encodes the following proteins:
- a CDS encoding heme ABC transporter ATP-binding protein has protein sequence MASWLEAHALGFQRAGRWLLRGASFSLEPGFWGILGPNGAGKSTLLRLLSGEWRPSEGSVALKGVPLQRYTPAQMALERAFLPQQRSLAFPYTVREVVALGRLPHQQRRPENPTDRARVEWALEQTGALAWAERPYFSLSGGERTRVDLARVLAQETPILLLDEPTNHLDPRQQLEVLALAQRLAREGRLVLAALHDLNLAALFADQLLLLKEGRLVALGTPENLLRPALLQEVYGVPFEVLVHAGRRLVLPSFEAG, from the coding sequence GTGGCTAGCTGGCTCGAGGCGCACGCGCTGGGCTTCCAGCGGGCGGGTCGCTGGTTGTTGCGCGGGGCTTCGTTCAGCCTGGAGCCGGGTTTTTGGGGCATCTTAGGCCCCAACGGGGCGGGCAAGAGCACCCTGTTGCGCCTGCTCTCGGGCGAGTGGCGCCCCAGCGAGGGCAGTGTGGCCCTCAAAGGGGTGCCCCTACAGCGCTACACGCCAGCCCAGATGGCCCTGGAGCGGGCTTTTTTGCCACAGCAGCGTAGTCTGGCCTTTCCCTACACGGTGCGCGAGGTGGTGGCCTTAGGCCGCCTGCCCCACCAGCAGCGCCGCCCCGAAAACCCCACCGACCGGGCGCGTGTGGAGTGGGCCCTGGAGCAAACCGGCGCCCTTGCCTGGGCTGAGCGGCCCTACTTCTCGCTTTCGGGGGGCGAGCGCACCCGGGTCGACCTGGCTCGCGTGCTGGCCCAGGAGACCCCCATCCTGCTGCTGGACGAACCCACCAACCACCTCGACCCCCGCCAGCAGCTCGAGGTACTGGCCCTGGCCCAGCGGCTGGCACGGGAAGGCCGTCTGGTGCTGGCCGCCCTGCACGACCTGAACCTAGCGGCTTTGTTTGCCGACCAGCTTTTGCTCCTTAAGGAGGGCCGCCTGGTGGCTCTCGGTACGCCGGAAAATCTGCTTCGGCCCGCTTTGTTGCAGGAGGTCTACGGGGTGCCCTTCGAGGTGCTCGTTCACGCCGGTCGGCGGCTGGTGCTGCCCAGCTTCGAAGCTGGCTGA
- a CDS encoding nitrous oxide reductase accessory protein NosL codes for MYKNRREVMKMLAALGASGALSQVLAQHMQQQMQPAPMPANLETIPAKTIPWEQGTCDFCEMPLKTPAPGAWMGRTFAPGFFEQTYSQIALKEAAKGKEAYHFESIACMVNYAWVYGLRDGVGSTFYVADRGAYDPAKGPAAVNLIPARQAVYLWGEKRAWVVMDAKIAAFKNAEAAMAFARTIPDLGRTRVLDWQTLLDLAPLPEMNLVNLLAKHAGLLK; via the coding sequence ATGTACAAGAACCGTCGTGAAGTGATGAAGATGCTTGCGGCTTTAGGCGCTTCTGGCGCGCTTTCCCAGGTGCTGGCTCAGCACATGCAGCAGCAGATGCAGCCCGCTCCCATGCCGGCCAACCTCGAGACCATCCCCGCCAAGACCATCCCCTGGGAGCAGGGCACCTGCGACTTCTGCGAGATGCCCCTCAAAACCCCGGCCCCTGGGGCCTGGATGGGTCGCACTTTTGCCCCCGGCTTCTTCGAGCAGACCTACAGCCAGATTGCCCTCAAAGAAGCGGCCAAGGGCAAGGAGGCCTACCACTTCGAGTCCATCGCCTGCATGGTGAACTACGCCTGGGTCTACGGCCTGCGCGACGGGGTGGGCAGCACCTTCTACGTGGCCGACCGGGGGGCCTACGACCCCGCCAAAGGCCCCGCCGCGGTTAATCTGATTCCGGCCCGTCAGGCGGTGTACCTGTGGGGCGAAAAACGCGCCTGGGTGGTGATGGACGCCAAAATTGCGGCCTTCAAGAACGCCGAGGCGGCCATGGCCTTTGCCCGCACCATCCCCGACCTGGGGCGCACCCGTGTGCTGGACTGGCAGACCCTGCTCGACCTGGCCCCGCTGCCGGAGATGAACCTGGTGAACCTGCTGGCTAAACACGCCGGCCTACTGAAGTAA
- a CDS encoding copper chaperone PCu(A)C — translation MKRFFLAVFFTLVGLAQAQPTLKLEQGWIRRVPGNITAAYLVLYNPTNQPIRIVGASTPIATRVEFHQTTHTGHDDQLDISAMKRVEALTVPARGRLEILPGKYHLMLYGLREKNPRPLQEGQKVPLTLRLQGGATLTFTLTAEMR, via the coding sequence ATGAAAAGGTTTTTCCTTGCTGTTTTCTTCACACTTGTAGGCCTGGCTCAGGCCCAGCCTACCCTGAAGCTCGAGCAGGGCTGGATTAGGCGGGTACCGGGCAACATCACTGCGGCCTACCTGGTGCTCTACAACCCCACCAACCAACCCATCCGCATCGTGGGGGCCAGTACCCCTATCGCAACGCGGGTGGAGTTTCACCAGACCACCCACACCGGCCACGACGACCAACTGGACATCTCGGCCATGAAGCGGGTGGAGGCCCTGACCGTGCCGGCTCGAGGTCGGTTGGAAATCCTGCCCGGCAAGTACCACCTGATGCTTTATGGCCTGCGCGAGAAGAACCCCCGCCCCTTACAGGAGGGGCAAAAGGTACCCCTTACGCTACGGCTACAAGGTGGGGCCACCCTCACCTTTACCCTCACCGCAGAGATGCGCTAA
- a CDS encoding nitrous oxide reductase accessory protein NosL, which translates to MKRRTLIKSLLALPLGFGVLQPALAAPRPLRVGVDACPYCNMTILDARYAAQMITSTGKVYAYDDVGCLLDHLLGYGGPKVSPKELYVADFAASERKEARFVPVNQAHFLYSERIRTPMGTGLLAFGTAAGLEAYLRERPQHQGEKLRWNELLARGRKQAWVPGYGR; encoded by the coding sequence ATGAAGCGACGCACCTTGATCAAAAGCCTGCTGGCCCTGCCCCTGGGGTTTGGGGTACTGCAACCGGCCCTGGCCGCACCCAGGCCGCTGCGGGTGGGGGTGGACGCCTGCCCCTACTGCAACATGACCATCCTGGACGCCCGCTATGCCGCCCAGATGATCACCTCCACCGGCAAGGTTTACGCCTACGACGACGTGGGCTGCCTGCTCGACCACCTGCTGGGCTACGGCGGCCCCAAAGTTTCGCCCAAAGAGCTTTACGTGGCCGACTTTGCCGCCTCCGAGCGCAAGGAGGCCCGCTTTGTCCCGGTCAACCAGGCCCATTTCCTGTACAGCGAGCGCATCCGCACCCCTATGGGCACGGGCCTGCTGGCTTTTGGCACTGCCGCGGGCCTGGAAGCTTACCTGAGAGAGCGCCCCCAACACCAGGGGGAAAAACTGCGCTGGAACGAGCTTCTGGCCAGGGGCCGCAAACAGGCCTGGGTGCCCGGCTACGGAAGGTAG
- a CDS encoding FecCD family ABC transporter permease, whose translation MPPSAFSRRRLLFIALALLLPASLLLAAASGAYYIPPLEIPRVLREGLEGASVLLNIRFPRVLLAALVGGTLALSGAVLQGLLRTPLVEPGLLGLGAGAALGAVLWLAFFPLAAWGLPLAAALGVLATLALLLRLAPAGGEQTGVRLLLVGLLLTTILNALVGLLQFRVGDPQGRSLTFWTLGGFGGAGWELLALTAPLALLSALALLRLGRALNALTLGEEEAFHLGIGVAALKRQALLLVALGVGAAVAAAGSIAFVGLLVPWLLRAGGGADHRFVLPAAWLLGASLTVLADLVARTALAPAELPVGLLTTLLGGPFFLLLLGREGWRG comes from the coding sequence ATGCCCCCCAGCGCTTTTAGCCGTCGGCGGCTCTTGTTTATAGCCCTGGCCCTGCTGCTGCCCGCCAGCCTGCTGTTGGCGGCGGCCAGCGGGGCCTACTACATTCCCCCCCTGGAGATTCCCCGGGTCTTGCGGGAGGGGCTCGAGGGGGCTTCGGTCTTGCTCAACATCCGCTTTCCGCGGGTGCTCCTGGCTGCGCTGGTGGGGGGCACCCTGGCCCTTAGCGGGGCGGTGCTGCAGGGCCTTTTGCGCACGCCCCTGGTGGAGCCCGGCCTGCTGGGCCTGGGGGCCGGGGCGGCTTTGGGCGCGGTGCTCTGGCTGGCTTTTTTTCCCCTGGCCGCCTGGGGCCTTCCCCTGGCGGCGGCTCTGGGGGTGCTGGCAACGCTGGCCCTGCTCCTGCGCCTGGCGCCCGCCGGGGGCGAACAGACCGGGGTGCGGCTATTGCTGGTGGGCCTGCTCCTTACTACCATCCTGAACGCCCTGGTGGGGCTTTTGCAGTTTCGTGTGGGTGACCCCCAGGGCCGCAGCCTGACCTTCTGGACCCTGGGGGGCTTTGGGGGGGCCGGCTGGGAACTGCTGGCCCTGACCGCCCCCCTGGCCCTGTTGAGTGCCCTGGCCCTTTTGCGCCTGGGCCGGGCCCTCAATGCCCTTACCCTGGGCGAAGAGGAGGCCTTTCACCTGGGGATTGGGGTGGCGGCCCTGAAGCGGCAGGCTTTGTTGCTGGTGGCCCTGGGGGTGGGGGCGGCGGTGGCCGCGGCGGGGAGCATCGCCTTTGTGGGCCTGCTGGTGCCCTGGCTGCTGCGGGCCGGGGGTGGGGCCGACCACCGCTTTGTGCTGCCGGCGGCCTGGCTGCTGGGGGCCAGCCTGACCGTACTGGCCGACCTGGTGGCCCGCACGGCCCTGGCCCCGGCGGAACTGCCTGTGGGGCTGCTCACCACGCTTTTAGGCGGGCCGTTCTTCTTGCTGCTCTTGGGGCGGGAGGGCTGGCGTGGCTAG
- a CDS encoding heme/hemin ABC transporter substrate-binding protein, with translation MRHWFLTLPLLLGLALAQPLRVTDATGREVEVRSAERIVSIGGSISEILDKFGLTERIVGRDTGSYIPAALLKKPDVGLFFRLNAEALLAQRPTLVLAVSEAGPPPVLAQLRQAGVSVVLVPDEPTPEGVKKKIRTIGAAVGQPARAEELVRALERDLLALRSKTQVRRGEPLRVLYIYPRDPRNTFVCGEEASGAGLITLAGAQNAVKAVQGAGAVRGCVNITAEAVVAARPEAIVVPFFPDQPFSFENILRLPGVAETPAGRNRRIVAMDVTYISGYGYTVGRAALELHQALYEKTGPVRINHPGFNP, from the coding sequence ATGAGACACTGGTTCCTTACACTTCCCCTGCTGCTGGGGCTGGCGCTGGCCCAGCCCTTGCGCGTAACCGATGCCACGGGCCGCGAGGTCGAGGTTAGAAGCGCCGAGCGCATCGTGAGCATCGGAGGTTCCATTTCCGAGATTCTGGACAAGTTTGGCCTCACCGAGCGCATTGTGGGGCGCGATACCGGCTCGTACATTCCAGCCGCCCTCTTGAAGAAGCCCGATGTTGGGCTGTTTTTCCGCCTGAACGCCGAAGCTTTGCTGGCCCAGCGGCCCACCCTGGTGCTGGCGGTCTCCGAAGCGGGCCCCCCGCCGGTGCTGGCCCAGCTGCGCCAGGCCGGTGTGAGTGTGGTGCTGGTGCCCGACGAGCCCACGCCCGAGGGGGTCAAGAAGAAAATCCGCACCATCGGGGCTGCGGTGGGGCAGCCAGCGCGGGCCGAAGAACTGGTACGGGCCCTCGAGCGCGACCTGCTGGCCCTGCGCTCTAAAACCCAGGTGCGCCGGGGCGAGCCCTTGCGGGTGCTCTACATCTACCCGCGCGATCCCCGCAACACCTTTGTCTGCGGTGAGGAGGCCAGTGGCGCAGGGCTCATCACCCTAGCCGGGGCCCAGAATGCGGTCAAGGCTGTGCAGGGGGCCGGTGCGGTGCGGGGCTGTGTGAACATCACCGCCGAAGCGGTGGTGGCGGCCCGGCCCGAGGCCATCGTGGTGCCCTTCTTTCCCGACCAGCCCTTTAGCTTCGAGAACATCCTGCGCCTGCCGGGGGTGGCCGAGACCCCTGCCGGCCGTAACCGCCGGATTGTGGCTATGGACGTGACCTACATCTCGGGCTATGGCTACACGGTGGGTCGGGCGGCGCTCGAGCTCCACCAGGCCCTCTACGAGAAAACCGGCCCGGTGCGGATTAACCACCCTGGCTTCAACCCCTGA
- a CDS encoding ATP-binding cassette domain-containing protein, which yields MVEVVGLYKKGRLEDINLRLEAGSLALLGPNGAGKSTLLGVLAGRLRPDGGMVRLFGHHPQSPGAARVRAYIPQHLTFPPTLRVEEVLEAARQLKGASPAEKEEALGRMGLAGYLKRPVAQLSGGWRQRLALAAGLMGYPPLWLLDEPASALDREGLGRLQDWFSAHLATGGLVILSAHRQEEISRLAEQFLRLENGQVVEQGSLYVQEPS from the coding sequence ATGGTTGAGGTCGTAGGCCTGTACAAAAAGGGTCGTTTGGAAGACATCAACCTGCGCCTGGAGGCAGGCAGCCTGGCCCTCCTGGGCCCCAACGGGGCAGGGAAAAGCACCCTTCTGGGGGTGCTGGCCGGGCGGCTCAGGCCCGACGGTGGCATGGTGCGGCTGTTCGGGCACCACCCCCAAAGCCCGGGCGCGGCCAGAGTCCGGGCCTACATCCCCCAGCACCTGACCTTCCCGCCCACCCTGCGGGTGGAGGAAGTGCTGGAAGCCGCAAGGCAGCTCAAAGGGGCCAGCCCAGCCGAGAAGGAGGAGGCCCTGGGGCGCATGGGCCTGGCTGGCTACCTGAAGCGCCCGGTGGCCCAGCTCTCGGGGGGTTGGCGGCAGCGGCTGGCCCTGGCCGCAGGACTCATGGGCTACCCACCTTTATGGCTGCTGGACGAACCGGCCTCGGCCCTGGATCGCGAGGGCTTGGGCCGCTTACAGGACTGGTTCTCGGCCCACCTCGCCACGGGCGGACTGGTGATTTTGTCGGCCCATCGGCAAGAAGAAATCTCGCGCCTGGCCGAGCAGTTTTTACGCCTGGAAAACGGCCAGGTGGTTGAACAAGGAAGTCTTTATGTACAAGAACCGTCGTGA
- a CDS encoding NosD domain-containing protein: MLVLHPPAPLPPLPPGQTVVLEAGVYRGPWEIRTPGVRLLARPGAVLDGGGQGSALTLSAPGIVVEGLEVRDVGLGDDFYEPDAAVVLYKCEGCVVRGLRTRGVTGGIRVEQSSRAVVENCTLEGTLAAPGLQAYRSDEVVLRGNRIEGFLDNLYVEYGERLVVENNRLEGAARYGLHLMFTYQAQVRGNHSQRNRVGSAIMHGAENRVEVNLFAEEVGPLRYGLLLQEEWKTVLRDNHFARNTIGLLSLDSRDTRLEANRFSSNGTALLFARDTDQNTLNATGNTFVGNLHDLAVDDPRARVVLKGNAFDRAAPLPIPHLPSSSFALLSARQPDLSLFALSPGMLLWEAAEARVPGLRLLALADPEALPASRPITSIAPGLVGLALLSLLGGAWLRS, translated from the coding sequence ATGCTGGTTCTTCATCCCCCTGCACCCCTACCCCCCCTGCCCCCCGGACAGACCGTGGTGCTGGAGGCGGGCGTTTACCGCGGCCCCTGGGAGATTCGCACCCCTGGGGTGCGCCTGCTGGCCCGTCCGGGTGCGGTGCTGGACGGGGGCGGCCAGGGCAGCGCACTAACCCTCTCTGCGCCCGGCATTGTGGTGGAGGGCCTCGAGGTACGCGACGTAGGCCTCGGCGACGATTTCTACGAACCCGACGCCGCCGTGGTGCTGTACAAATGCGAGGGCTGCGTGGTGCGGGGCCTGCGGACCCGGGGGGTAACGGGAGGTATCCGGGTGGAGCAGTCCAGCCGGGCGGTGGTGGAAAACTGCACCCTCGAGGGCACCCTGGCCGCCCCTGGCCTCCAGGCCTACCGCAGCGACGAGGTGGTGCTGCGGGGCAACCGCATCGAGGGCTTTCTGGACAACCTCTATGTGGAATACGGCGAGCGGCTGGTGGTGGAAAACAACCGGCTGGAGGGCGCGGCGCGCTACGGCCTGCACCTGATGTTCACCTACCAGGCCCAGGTGCGGGGCAACCACAGCCAGCGCAACCGGGTGGGCTCGGCCATCATGCACGGGGCCGAGAACCGGGTGGAGGTCAACCTGTTTGCCGAGGAGGTGGGCCCCTTGCGCTACGGGCTGCTGTTACAGGAGGAGTGGAAAACCGTGCTGCGGGACAACCATTTTGCACGTAACACCATTGGGCTATTGTCGCTGGATTCGCGCGACACCCGGCTCGAGGCCAACCGCTTTAGCAGCAACGGCACCGCCCTGCTCTTCGCCCGCGATACCGACCAGAACACCCTCAACGCCACTGGCAACACCTTTGTGGGCAACCTCCACGACCTCGCCGTGGACGACCCCAGGGCCCGGGTGGTGCTCAAGGGCAACGCCTTCGACCGCGCCGCGCCCCTGCCCATTCCCCACCTGCCCAGCAGCAGCTTTGCCCTGCTCAGTGCGCGCCAGCCCGACCTGAGCCTCTTTGCACTTTCACCGGGGATGCTGCTGTGGGAGGCCGCCGAGGCCAGGGTACCGGGGCTGCGTCTGCTGGCCCTGGCCGACCCAGAAGCCCTGCCTGCATCCCGCCCGATCACCAGCATTGCGCCGGGTCTGGTTGGGCTGGCCCTTTTGAGCCTGTTGGGAGGAGCATGGTTGAGGTCGTAG
- the trxB gene encoding thioredoxin-disulfide reductase codes for MSQLYDVVIIGGGPAGLTAGIYTGRANLKTLILEKGLPGGQIAQTEEVENYPGFPEPISGAELSERMVQQAKRFGAEIVMDEAQGLERTPEGFVVRGYEQDYRARSVILATGANPKKLGVPGEEKFYGRGVSTCATCDGFFYRGKEVVVVGGGDAAVEEGLFLTKFANKVTLVHRRDSLRANKTAQARALAHPKMHFIWDTVVEEVLGDETVTGVRLKNLKTGEVYDYPTDGVFVFIGHEPNTGFLQGVVELRPDRYVAVRDEIFTSVPGLFAAGDVADPIYRQLSTSVGAGTRAAMMAERYLAEQEHAAVH; via the coding sequence ATGAGCCAACTCTACGACGTGGTGATTATCGGGGGCGGCCCCGCCGGGCTGACCGCAGGCATCTACACCGGACGGGCCAACCTGAAGACCCTCATCCTGGAAAAAGGCCTGCCGGGGGGCCAGATTGCCCAGACCGAGGAGGTCGAAAACTATCCGGGCTTCCCCGAGCCTATTAGTGGGGCCGAGCTTTCTGAGCGTATGGTGCAGCAAGCCAAGCGCTTTGGGGCCGAGATTGTGATGGACGAGGCCCAGGGCCTAGAGCGAACCCCCGAGGGCTTTGTGGTGCGGGGCTACGAGCAAGACTACCGTGCCCGCAGCGTGATTCTGGCTACCGGAGCCAACCCCAAGAAGCTGGGCGTGCCGGGCGAGGAGAAGTTTTATGGCCGGGGTGTGAGCACCTGCGCGACCTGCGACGGCTTCTTTTACCGGGGCAAGGAAGTGGTGGTAGTAGGTGGGGGCGACGCTGCGGTGGAAGAGGGTCTTTTCCTCACTAAGTTCGCCAACAAGGTCACCCTGGTACACCGCCGCGACTCCCTGCGCGCCAACAAGACCGCCCAGGCCCGGGCCCTGGCCCACCCCAAGATGCACTTCATCTGGGACACCGTGGTCGAGGAGGTGCTGGGCGACGAGACCGTGACCGGGGTTCGCCTGAAGAACCTCAAGACCGGCGAGGTCTACGATTATCCCACCGATGGGGTCTTCGTCTTCATCGGGCACGAGCCCAACACCGGCTTTTTGCAGGGGGTGGTGGAACTCCGGCCCGACCGCTACGTGGCGGTGCGGGACGAAATTTTTACCTCGGTGCCGGGGCTTTTCGCCGCGGGCGACGTGGCCGACCCCATCTACCGTCAGCTTTCTACCAGCGTGGGGGCCGGTACCCGTGCGGCCATGATGGCCGAGCGCTACCTGGCCGAGCAGGAACACGCCGCGGTGCACTAG
- a CDS encoding C4-dicarboxylate transporter has product MEVALAAPSVRYFNPAWFAAVMGTGVLALALAQFGLVGLALPVYLLTLLVMAALLALYLTKLLRFPQAALADLQHPLFSQMLPTLPIALLVLSLVTRALPLGPWSLLLGQGLFLLGTPLIFAVGLLVVFTVSTRLKLPLEAANGAWVIPPVSALLVPMAGGLWLSSFPQVWQKELWVLSGLFLGIGFFLFLFVLPSFLQRLYGYGRLEPHFLPSVFIGLAPVGLLVLAPWRWLEGGAKAGLVHQGWVEAWPVVGLAVWGLGFWWLALSLLLLLDTLLVESRRAQFHFAPGWWGLVFPLGAFTLATLALARALDSAFLGGLAWVLLLLLAAFWLWVMFYSLRAWAGLGALRPPKG; this is encoded by the coding sequence GTGGAAGTGGCTCTAGCAGCGCCCAGTGTGCGCTACTTTAACCCAGCCTGGTTTGCCGCGGTGATGGGCACCGGCGTGCTGGCCCTGGCCCTGGCCCAGTTCGGCCTGGTGGGGCTGGCCCTGCCGGTTTATCTGCTGACTCTCCTGGTCATGGCAGCGCTCCTGGCGCTCTACCTGACCAAGCTCCTGCGTTTTCCCCAGGCCGCCCTGGCCGACCTACAGCATCCCCTTTTCTCTCAGATGCTTCCCACCCTGCCCATCGCTCTCCTGGTGCTGAGCCTGGTGACCCGTGCGTTGCCGCTGGGGCCCTGGTCGCTCCTTTTGGGCCAGGGGCTTTTTCTGCTGGGGACGCCCTTGATCTTTGCGGTGGGCCTGCTGGTGGTCTTTACCGTGAGCACCCGGCTTAAGCTGCCGCTCGAGGCCGCCAACGGGGCCTGGGTTATCCCGCCGGTCTCGGCCCTTTTGGTGCCCATGGCTGGAGGGCTGTGGCTTTCCAGTTTTCCCCAAGTCTGGCAGAAAGAGCTGTGGGTGCTGAGCGGGCTTTTCCTGGGCATTGGGTTTTTCCTGTTTTTGTTCGTGCTGCCCAGCTTTTTGCAACGGCTGTATGGGTACGGTCGGCTCGAGCCCCACTTTCTGCCCTCGGTCTTTATTGGGCTGGCCCCGGTGGGTCTGTTGGTGCTTGCGCCCTGGCGCTGGCTCGAGGGCGGGGCCAAGGCGGGGCTGGTTCACCAGGGCTGGGTGGAAGCCTGGCCGGTGGTGGGGCTGGCCGTCTGGGGCCTGGGGTTTTGGTGGTTGGCCTTGAGCCTGCTTTTGCTCCTGGATACCTTGCTTGTAGAGAGCCGCCGGGCGCAGTTCCACTTTGCCCCAGGCTGGTGGGGCTTGGTCTTCCCCCTGGGGGCTTTCACCCTGGCCACCCTGGCCCTGGCCAGGGCGCTGGACTCGGCCTTCCTGGGCGGTCTGGCCTGGGTGCTGCTCCTGCTGTTGGCTGCCTTCTGGCTGTGGGTGATGTTCTACTCCCTGCGGGCCTGGGCTGGCCTGGGGGCTTTGCGTCCCCCTAAAGGCTAG